In one Pseudomonas tensinigenes genomic region, the following are encoded:
- a CDS encoding Lrp/AsnC family transcriptional regulator, which translates to MKLDAFDRKILAALQRNGRLSNVELADEIGLSASPCLRRVRMLEEAGVIRGYQANLDRDEVGLGLTVFVGVKVERHNDEQAEAFYAAVTALPEVISAFLVSGESDFLLQVVVPDLRAYDRFLSGCLLKLPGVSDIRSNFAIHTVKTPGALPLGHLPL; encoded by the coding sequence ATGAAACTCGACGCCTTTGATCGCAAGATTCTCGCGGCCCTGCAACGTAACGGGCGGCTGAGCAATGTCGAGCTGGCGGACGAAATCGGCTTGTCGGCCTCACCGTGTCTACGCCGGGTGCGGATGCTTGAAGAGGCCGGGGTGATTCGCGGTTATCAGGCCAATCTCGATCGTGATGAGGTCGGGCTGGGGCTGACGGTGTTTGTCGGGGTCAAGGTCGAGCGCCACAACGATGAACAGGCCGAGGCGTTTTATGCTGCGGTGACGGCGCTGCCGGAGGTGATTTCAGCGTTTCTGGTTTCGGGCGAGTCGGATTTTCTGTTGCAAGTGGTGGTGCCGGATTTGCGTGCGTATGACCGTTTTCTCAGCGGCTGCCTGTTGAAACTACCGGGGGTGAGCGATATTCGCAGCAATTTTGCGATTCATACGGTGAAGACGCCGGGTGCTTTGCCCTTGGGGCATCTTCCGCTGTAG
- a CDS encoding LysE family translocator: MASLWLFFLALAVVYLLPGPDMILLLQTGARQGRGAALATAVGLGIARGCHVALAALGLAALFKAAPWTFEVVRLAGAAYLLWIGIQCLRSSLLPNLNAGEPGDSHGQWREAVRRGLLTNLLNPKALLFCSVLLPQFIVNDGAPVLSQFAVLGMLLVGVGLLFDSAYALTGAALGRWLQHSPTAQRVQQWLFGSLLIGFAVRLTFVQQA, from the coding sequence GTGGCGAGTCTCTGGCTGTTTTTCCTGGCATTGGCGGTGGTCTATCTGTTGCCCGGCCCGGACATGATCCTGCTGTTGCAAACCGGTGCCCGCCAGGGACGCGGCGCGGCACTGGCCACCGCTGTCGGTCTGGGCATCGCCCGTGGTTGTCACGTGGCCTTGGCGGCGCTGGGGCTGGCGGCGCTGTTCAAAGCGGCGCCGTGGACATTCGAAGTGGTGCGATTGGCGGGGGCGGCGTATCTGTTGTGGATCGGCATTCAATGCCTGCGCAGCAGCCTGCTGCCGAACCTGAATGCTGGCGAGCCTGGCGATTCCCACGGGCAATGGCGCGAAGCCGTCCGACGCGGTTTGCTGACTAATCTGCTCAATCCCAAAGCGTTGTTGTTCTGTTCGGTGCTGCTGCCGCAATTCATCGTCAATGATGGTGCGCCGGTGTTAAGCCAGTTTGCCGTGCTCGGCATGCTGCTGGTCGGCGTCGGCCTGCTGTTCGACAGTGCTTACGCCTTGACCGGCGCCGCGCTGGGTCGTTGGCTGCAACACAGTCCAACGGCCCAACGCGTACAACAATGGCTGTTCGGCAGCCTGTTGATCGGTTTCGCCGTGCGCCTGACGTTCGTCCAGCAGGCTTAG
- a CDS encoding DUF3142 domain-containing protein, with translation MRFIVGLFLGILLVGCKQQDAPPLDQQLYIWQRQWTPAHEAALHDSRQDFSTLRVLALQAFPNAGWSRARIDAQLLKADGRPLIAVIRLDGQLKSLDQDQVTAQILQVLADWQTQGLTLNGVEIDHDAGNARLPAYAEFLKHLRSALPTNLPLSITALPAWLDSAQLPELLQTVDSSVLQVHAVSDPRRGLFDPDQALKWAKAWAGITDKPFYLALPAYGVALLPDDGGAPVVESEVQLERGGVRQELLADPLQLSQLGKTLRADPPAHLTGLIWFRLPLANDRRAWSLTTLRAVARGDQLSSRLGVTLSEHDGLYDIRLDNPGNLDSAWPARITLKAQNCEGADALAGYSLQQSPDLLTFTRLRDGRLPAGGQRAIGWARCANIDQGGSHVDP, from the coding sequence ATGCGATTTATTGTGGGTCTGTTCTTGGGCATCTTGCTTGTGGGTTGCAAGCAGCAAGACGCGCCACCCCTCGACCAACAACTCTACATCTGGCAACGCCAATGGACGCCGGCCCACGAGGCGGCGCTGCATGACAGTCGCCAGGATTTCTCGACGTTACGCGTCCTCGCACTGCAAGCCTTTCCCAATGCCGGTTGGAGCCGCGCGCGTATCGATGCGCAATTATTGAAAGCCGATGGCCGTCCATTGATAGCCGTGATTCGTCTCGACGGCCAGCTCAAGTCGCTGGATCAGGATCAGGTCACTGCGCAGATTCTGCAGGTGCTCGCCGATTGGCAAACACAAGGCCTGACATTGAACGGCGTCGAAATCGATCACGACGCGGGCAATGCGCGGTTGCCGGCATACGCTGAATTTCTCAAACATCTGCGCTCGGCCTTACCGACGAATCTGCCCTTGAGTATCACTGCGCTGCCAGCCTGGCTCGACAGTGCGCAATTGCCCGAACTCCTGCAAACCGTCGACAGCAGCGTGCTGCAAGTGCATGCGGTCAGTGATCCGCGTCGCGGTCTGTTCGATCCTGATCAGGCGTTGAAGTGGGCCAAGGCTTGGGCAGGTATCACTGACAAACCGTTCTATCTGGCGCTGCCGGCTTACGGCGTTGCGCTGTTGCCCGATGACGGCGGGGCGCCGGTGGTGGAAAGCGAAGTGCAACTTGAGCGCGGCGGTGTGCGTCAGGAGTTGCTCGCCGATCCGCTGCAGTTGAGCCAACTCGGCAAGACCCTGCGCGCAGACCCGCCCGCGCATCTGACCGGTCTGATCTGGTTTCGCCTGCCGCTGGCCAATGACCGCCGCGCCTGGAGTCTGACCACCCTGCGTGCGGTGGCCCGGGGGGATCAACTCAGCAGTCGGCTTGGCGTGACGTTGAGCGAACACGACGGTCTCTACGACATCAGACTCGACAACCCCGGCAACCTCGACAGTGCCTGGCCCGCGCGGATCACCCTCAAGGCGCAAAATTGTGAAGGCGCCGATGCGCTCGCCGGTTACTCGTTGCAACAAAGCCCGGATCTGCTTACCTTCACCCGCCTGCGCGACGGCCGATTGCCGGCGGGCGGACAACGCGCCATCGGTTGGGCGCGTTGCGCAAATATTGATCAAGGAGGTTCGCATGTTGACCCGTAA
- a CDS encoding class I SAM-dependent methyltransferase has protein sequence MLSLLKKLTAATPAPAPTQAVEPVASNVDPYMLGLYDAKLSGWFNQETNELFKGFVVSADDTLLDVGCGDGGNVHFCGMRGAKIIIADIDGAKVEATRQRLSDTPARDIECHVTDCNPLPIADGTATRVVSTEVIEHVDDPAQFLAELVRVGKPGALYLLSVPHPSSEDLQKDIAAAEYFQKPNHIRIISEEQFKALVSEAGLEIISHSQYGFYWSMWMLLFWEAKVDFSNPDHPLLNHWADTWQAVLDSPRGAQIKQALDAVVAKSQVIIARKPAAPL, from the coding sequence ATGCTGAGCCTACTGAAGAAACTCACGGCGGCGACGCCAGCACCGGCGCCCACGCAGGCAGTGGAACCGGTCGCCAGCAACGTCGATCCGTACATGCTCGGCCTGTACGATGCCAAGCTCAGCGGCTGGTTCAACCAGGAAACCAACGAGCTGTTCAAAGGCTTTGTGGTGTCTGCCGATGACACCCTGCTTGATGTCGGCTGCGGTGATGGCGGCAACGTGCATTTTTGCGGCATGCGCGGGGCGAAGATCATCATCGCCGACATCGACGGCGCCAAGGTCGAAGCGACTCGTCAGCGCCTGAGCGATACGCCGGCACGGGACATCGAATGCCACGTCACCGATTGCAATCCGTTGCCGATCGCCGACGGCACCGCAACGCGCGTGGTCTCCACCGAAGTCATCGAGCACGTCGATGATCCGGCGCAGTTCCTCGCCGAACTGGTGCGTGTCGGCAAACCGGGTGCCTTGTACTTGCTGAGCGTGCCGCACCCAAGCTCCGAAGACCTGCAGAAAGACATCGCTGCGGCCGAGTATTTCCAGAAGCCCAATCACATTCGCATCATCAGCGAAGAGCAGTTCAAGGCGCTGGTCAGCGAGGCCGGGCTGGAGATAATCAGCCACAGCCAGTACGGTTTTTACTGGTCGATGTGGATGCTGCTGTTCTGGGAAGCCAAGGTCGATTTCAGCAACCCGGATCATCCGCTGCTCAATCACTGGGCCGACACCTGGCAAGCCGTGCTGGACTCGCCGCGCGGTGCACAGATCAAACAGGCGCTGGACGCGGTGGTTGCGAAGAGCCAAGTCATCATCGCCCGCAAACCTGCCGCACCCCTGTAG
- a CDS encoding acyltransferase family protein encodes MSGKRIMDIEVLRAVAVLGVLFHHLQGSLFTDVVPSLEKIHAWAQPWWGVDLFFAISGFVIARSLIPALQGCTTRQEYWQQTRNFWLRRVFRLLPSAWLWLALMLLACVFLNRSGAFGTLSANLQATLAGVLQYANFRFADSFFRYEYGSSFVYWSLALEEQFYLLFPLLILLFRKHLVWALLALVAVQIFTLRTPLLMVVRTDALALGVLLAMWSAQPSYQRWRPNFLDRPWVGISALMLIGALLSFMATDRFTFAWYRIGSIAVLSAILVWIASYNCNYLMPAGAMQRLLGWVGSRSYGIYLIHIPAYQLVRELIFRLQSAGLSSPAGHPVLTLLIAFGLIVLLSELNYRLVEMPMRDRGAALVRRLGTSRSTVPSSGATSC; translated from the coding sequence ATGAGCGGCAAACGGATCATGGACATTGAAGTGCTGCGCGCAGTTGCCGTACTGGGCGTGCTGTTCCATCACTTGCAGGGGAGCCTGTTCACCGATGTCGTGCCGTCGCTGGAAAAGATCCATGCCTGGGCGCAGCCGTGGTGGGGCGTCGATCTGTTTTTCGCCATCTCCGGGTTTGTCATTGCCCGAAGCCTGATCCCGGCGCTGCAAGGCTGTACAACCCGCCAGGAATACTGGCAGCAGACGCGCAATTTCTGGCTTCGCCGGGTTTTCCGGTTATTGCCGTCGGCCTGGCTATGGCTGGCGCTGATGTTGCTGGCGTGCGTGTTTCTCAATCGTTCGGGGGCGTTCGGTACGTTGTCGGCCAACCTGCAAGCGACGCTGGCCGGGGTGTTGCAGTACGCCAACTTCCGTTTTGCCGACAGCTTCTTTCGCTACGAGTACGGCAGCAGTTTCGTCTACTGGAGCCTGGCACTGGAGGAGCAGTTCTATCTGCTGTTCCCGCTGCTGATTCTGCTCTTTCGCAAACATCTGGTCTGGGCATTGCTGGCGCTGGTCGCGGTGCAGATTTTCACCCTGCGCACGCCGTTGCTGATGGTGGTGCGTACGGATGCGCTGGCCCTCGGTGTGTTGCTGGCGATGTGGAGTGCGCAGCCGAGTTATCAGCGTTGGCGGCCGAATTTTCTCGATCGGCCATGGGTCGGGATTTCGGCGTTGATGCTGATCGGCGCGCTGTTGAGTTTCATGGCCACCGATCGCTTCACGTTTGCCTGGTACCGCATCGGTTCAATCGCTGTACTGAGCGCAATACTGGTGTGGATCGCATCGTATAACTGCAATTACCTGATGCCCGCTGGCGCGATGCAGCGGCTGCTGGGGTGGGTCGGCAGCCGGTCCTACGGCATCTACCTGATTCACATACCCGCTTATCAATTGGTGCGTGAGCTGATCTTTCGCCTGCAGAGCGCCGGTCTGTCCAGTCCTGCCGGCCACCCGGTGCTGACGCTGCTGATCGCTTTCGGCCTGATCGTGTTGCTCAGCGAACTCAATTACCGCTTGGTCGAAATGCCCATGCGCGACCGTGGTGCCGCGCTCGTGCGACGCCTCGGTACGTCCCGATCCACCGTCCCATCCTCCGGAGCCACCTCATGCTGA
- a CDS encoding class I SAM-dependent methyltransferase: MIRRLLARWRPARAAQPLPAPLAKVSPRDVGLHDAVLDGWFLNDSGELLKGFAITADDTLLDVGCGEGVATLFAVRQGASVIFTDSEHAKVRELARQVEAQSGKASLGLVSNSLPLPLADGCASKVVCMEVLEHIDQPQPFMAELVRMGRPGAQYLFSVPAPTGEHLQKGIAPDSYYQSPNHVQIFTPERFAALVEDAGLVIEHRQASGFFWVMGMIFFWAGERAAGRDPGGAVRDRIQEPFMPLMESWAKTWQDLLAQPGGLAIKQTLDRFMPKSQVIIARKPAVVGEVP; encoded by the coding sequence ATGATCCGTCGTCTGCTCGCACGATGGCGTCCGGCGCGTGCCGCGCAACCGCTGCCGGCACCGTTGGCCAAGGTGTCGCCTCGCGACGTCGGTTTACATGACGCCGTGCTCGACGGTTGGTTCTTGAATGACAGCGGCGAGTTGCTCAAGGGTTTTGCGATCACCGCTGACGATACGTTGCTGGATGTCGGTTGCGGCGAAGGCGTGGCGACACTGTTTGCTGTGCGTCAGGGCGCTTCGGTGATTTTTACCGACAGCGAACACGCCAAGGTGCGCGAGCTCGCACGGCAAGTCGAAGCGCAAAGCGGCAAAGCCAGTCTGGGGCTGGTCAGCAATAGCCTGCCGCTGCCACTGGCTGACGGCTGCGCCAGTAAAGTGGTGTGCATGGAAGTGCTGGAGCACATCGATCAGCCCCAACCGTTCATGGCCGAACTGGTGCGCATGGGGCGCCCGGGTGCGCAGTATCTGTTCAGCGTGCCGGCACCGACGGGCGAACACCTGCAAAAAGGCATCGCCCCGGACAGTTACTATCAGTCTCCCAATCATGTGCAGATTTTCACCCCGGAGCGCTTCGCTGCGCTGGTAGAAGATGCCGGTCTGGTGATCGAACATCGTCAGGCCAGCGGATTCTTCTGGGTGATGGGCATGATCTTTTTCTGGGCCGGCGAACGGGCTGCCGGGCGTGACCCGGGCGGTGCGGTACGTGACCGGATTCAGGAGCCCTTCATGCCATTGATGGAGAGCTGGGCCAAGACCTGGCAGGACCTGCTCGCTCAGCCGGGCGGGCTGGCGATCAAGCAGACGCTTGACCGCTTCATGCCCAAGAGCCAGGTGATCATCGCCCGCAAGCCAGCGGTTGTGGGGGAGGTACCATGA
- a CDS encoding glycosyltransferase encodes MLIIIHSETNKSNIQQNLGRPEYSYYFVLKEFRPVLERLGQVIEVSHPDELVDRLYFDCLSRGEDCVFLSFSPPHRTPIHYACPTIPVFAWEFSTIPTESWQGESRHDWRVVLQACGRAITHSTFTVNAVRDVMGADYPICAIPAPVWDRFAARGEQLAKRPVVDLVTLNLRGLLIDSRRTDLRPYGPPRLREGTPMSFAGPPQDCQLQLEGVVYTSVFNPYDGRKNWQDMVSAFCTTFRDISDVTLVLKLTHHDIADALSDMLHHLYKNQSFQCRIVLIHGYLADADYEALVQATSYVVNSSYGEGQCLPLMEFMSCGKPAIAPLNTAMADYVSSDNAFIVDFTEELTAWPHDPRAAYRTMRYITDWDSLCLAYRASYDVAKTDEQRYAAMSAEAIRSLQRFCSQASTEQRLRDFFAQPLQARGTLPAQVTLA; translated from the coding sequence ATGCTGATCATCATTCATTCGGAAACCAACAAGAGCAACATCCAGCAGAACCTCGGACGCCCCGAGTACAGCTATTACTTCGTGCTCAAGGAATTCCGCCCGGTGCTGGAGCGACTCGGTCAGGTCATCGAAGTCAGCCACCCTGACGAGCTGGTTGATCGCTTGTATTTCGACTGCTTGAGCCGGGGCGAGGATTGCGTCTTCCTGTCGTTCTCGCCGCCGCATCGCACGCCCATCCATTACGCATGCCCGACCATCCCGGTGTTCGCCTGGGAATTCAGCACCATCCCGACTGAAAGCTGGCAGGGCGAATCCCGTCACGATTGGCGTGTGGTGTTGCAGGCGTGTGGCCGGGCGATTACGCATTCGACATTCACGGTGAACGCGGTGCGCGACGTGATGGGGGCGGACTATCCGATCTGCGCGATCCCGGCTCCGGTGTGGGATCGCTTTGCCGCTCGCGGCGAGCAATTGGCCAAGCGTCCGGTAGTTGACCTTGTGACGCTGAACCTGCGTGGATTGCTGATCGACAGTCGTCGCACGGACTTGCGGCCGTATGGCCCACCACGATTGCGCGAAGGCACGCCGATGTCCTTCGCAGGACCGCCGCAGGATTGCCAATTGCAACTGGAGGGCGTGGTCTACACCTCGGTGTTCAATCCTTACGACGGCCGCAAGAATTGGCAGGATATGGTCAGCGCGTTCTGCACCACGTTTCGCGACATCAGCGATGTGACCCTGGTGCTCAAGCTGACCCACCATGACATCGCCGATGCGCTGAGCGACATGCTGCATCACTTGTACAAGAACCAGTCGTTCCAGTGCCGGATCGTGCTGATCCATGGCTATCTGGCGGATGCCGATTACGAAGCCCTGGTGCAGGCCACCAGCTACGTGGTCAACAGTTCTTACGGTGAAGGACAGTGCCTGCCGCTGATGGAGTTCATGTCTTGCGGCAAACCGGCGATTGCGCCGTTGAACACCGCAATGGCCGATTATGTGAGCAGCGATAATGCATTTATCGTCGACTTCACCGAAGAGCTCACCGCCTGGCCTCATGACCCGCGTGCGGCCTATCGCACGATGCGTTACATCACCGACTGGGATTCGCTGTGTCTGGCGTATCGCGCCAGCTATGACGTGGCAAAAACCGATGAGCAGCGTTACGCCGCGATGTCCGCCGAGGCGATTCGCAGTCTGCAGCGATTCTGCAGCCAGGCCAGCACCGAGCAGAGATTGCGCGATTTTTTTGCGCAGCCACTGCAAGCCCGCGGAACGTTGCCTGCGCAAGTCACGCTCGCATGA
- a CDS encoding glycosyltransferase, whose amino-acid sequence MNFILYSDVNERSISQSLGRAEYSYYFVLKAYRPVLESLGRVHVVASVAEVDPLYLQLLQDGQECLFLSFAPPHKTPIGLQCPMVCVIAWEYDSIPSECADNDVRQDWRQTLARHGRVITLSTHTAQAIRRSLGEDFPVLVLPTPLWERFAQVRRDYPSVPVNPGTTLQIKGCIIDSRALGLSADGLIAPILNEQEALTPSPVEEVPEPTPESPPPLTLRRRAFITKHYLYEGYKAVATPSQHRTLFLLKHNLRLWYREAVSDLLPAASRENRPELSEPVPSAAAESEVPELIEHPQALLPDTRENPRIDVSGVVYVSVFNPEDGRKNWHHLITAFCWAMRDVEDATLVLKITQNDLSSYYVHLITLLSQLSPFACRVVVLHGYLEDEEFARLYGAASFYVNASRCEGLCLPLMEFMSCARPVIAPDHTAMRDYIDERVGFIVKSSREPTIWPEDVRILYRTLRHRPDWGSLKAAYEDSYAMAKNHPQAYQAMAIAANERMREYCGFAPLQQRVAAFFGLEANRAITSLAVETGAASC is encoded by the coding sequence ATGAATTTCATTCTTTACTCGGACGTCAACGAGCGCTCCATCAGCCAGAGCCTCGGGCGTGCCGAATACAGCTATTACTTTGTGCTCAAGGCGTATCGCCCGGTGCTGGAAAGCCTCGGCCGAGTGCATGTTGTGGCGTCGGTCGCTGAAGTTGACCCGCTGTATCTGCAGTTGCTTCAGGACGGTCAGGAATGTCTGTTCCTTTCGTTTGCGCCGCCACATAAAACCCCGATCGGCCTGCAATGCCCGATGGTGTGTGTGATTGCCTGGGAATATGACTCGATCCCCTCCGAATGCGCTGACAACGATGTGCGCCAGGACTGGCGCCAGACACTGGCGCGCCATGGCCGGGTGATTACGTTGTCGACCCACACGGCGCAGGCGATACGTCGCAGCCTGGGTGAAGATTTCCCCGTACTGGTATTGCCCACACCGCTGTGGGAACGCTTCGCTCAGGTACGTCGAGACTACCCGAGTGTCCCGGTAAACCCCGGCACCACGTTGCAGATCAAGGGCTGCATCATAGACAGCCGCGCGCTGGGACTGTCGGCTGATGGCTTGATCGCACCGATACTCAATGAACAGGAAGCGCTGACGCCGAGCCCTGTCGAGGAAGTACCGGAGCCGACGCCAGAATCGCCACCGCCACTGACCTTGCGTCGGCGTGCGTTCATCACCAAGCATTATTTGTACGAAGGCTACAAAGCCGTCGCGACGCCTTCGCAGCATCGAACGCTGTTTTTGCTCAAGCACAACCTGCGGCTGTGGTATCGCGAAGCCGTCAGTGATTTGCTGCCGGCTGCCAGCCGCGAGAACCGCCCCGAGTTGTCCGAGCCAGTGCCATCGGCTGCAGCCGAGAGTGAGGTGCCGGAGTTGATTGAGCATCCGCAAGCGTTGTTACCGGACACCCGTGAAAACCCCCGGATCGACGTCAGTGGCGTGGTATACGTCAGCGTGTTCAACCCCGAGGACGGGCGCAAGAACTGGCACCACCTGATCACTGCGTTCTGTTGGGCCATGCGTGATGTCGAAGACGCGACACTGGTGCTGAAAATCACCCAGAACGACCTGTCGAGCTACTACGTTCATCTCATTACGTTGCTCTCGCAGCTATCGCCCTTTGCCTGTCGTGTCGTGGTCCTGCATGGCTACCTGGAGGACGAGGAGTTTGCCCGGCTGTATGGCGCCGCCAGTTTCTACGTCAACGCGTCACGCTGCGAAGGTTTGTGCCTGCCGCTGATGGAGTTCATGTCGTGCGCTCGGCCGGTGATCGCGCCGGATCACACGGCAATGCGCGATTACATCGACGAACGTGTCGGCTTCATCGTCAAGTCCAGTCGCGAGCCGACCATCTGGCCGGAAGATGTGCGGATCCTCTACCGCACCCTGCGCCATCGCCCTGACTGGGGCTCGTTGAAAGCCGCCTATGAGGACAGCTACGCCATGGCCAAAAACCACCCGCAGGCTTACCAGGCGATGGCCATTGCCGCCAATGAACGCATGCGTGAGTACTGTGGATTCGCGCCGCTGCAGCAGCGAGTGGCGGCGTTTTTCGGCCTGGAGGCCAATCGCGCGATCACCTCGCTGGCGGTCGAGACCGGAGCGGCCTCATGCTGA
- a CDS encoding GDP-mannose 4,6-dehydratase encodes MKKRLFVTGLSGFVGQHIQSRLALPDSSWELLSAGSPYDLTKADSLTGLWPQMPDAVIHLAGQTFVPEAFRDPARTFDINLFGTLNLLQALNTRGFAGTFLYVSSGDVYGQVGESDLPISEQQPPCPRNPYAVSKLSAEFLSLQWGLSEGWRVLVARPFNHIGSGQKESFVIASAARQISRIKQGRQAPQLEVGDIDVTRDFLDVGDVISAYFALLEKGTPGQVYNICSGREQSIRSLIEQLGDLAEVEMQLVQDPARMRRADQRRVCGSHNRLTQTTGWTPEITTQQSLRAILSDWETRVRQE; translated from the coding sequence TTGAAAAAGCGTCTGTTCGTCACGGGTCTCAGTGGATTCGTGGGACAACATATTCAGTCGCGTCTGGCATTGCCTGATTCGTCGTGGGAGCTGCTATCTGCCGGCTCGCCCTACGACCTGACGAAGGCTGACAGCCTCACCGGTCTGTGGCCGCAAATGCCCGACGCGGTGATTCACCTGGCCGGGCAGACCTTCGTCCCGGAAGCCTTCCGTGATCCGGCGCGCACCTTCGACATCAATCTTTTCGGCACCCTCAATCTGCTGCAAGCACTCAACACACGTGGCTTCGCCGGCACCTTCCTCTACGTCAGCTCCGGCGATGTCTACGGTCAAGTCGGCGAAAGCGATCTGCCGATCAGCGAACAACAGCCGCCCTGCCCGCGCAATCCTTACGCGGTGAGCAAACTCTCGGCAGAATTTCTCAGCCTGCAATGGGGCCTGAGTGAGGGCTGGCGAGTGTTGGTGGCGCGTCCGTTCAACCACATCGGCAGCGGCCAGAAAGAAAGCTTTGTCATCGCCAGTGCCGCCCGCCAGATAAGTCGCATCAAACAGGGCCGTCAAGCGCCGCAACTGGAGGTTGGCGACATCGACGTGACGCGAGATTTCCTCGATGTCGGCGATGTGATCTCGGCCTACTTCGCGCTGCTTGAAAAAGGCACACCCGGACAGGTCTACAACATCTGCTCGGGCCGCGAGCAAAGCATCCGCAGCCTGATCGAGCAGCTCGGCGATCTGGCTGAAGTCGAGATGCAACTGGTGCAAGACCCCGCGCGCATGCGCCGCGCCGATCAGCGTCGCGTTTGTGGCAGCCACAACAGGCTGACCCAGACCACAGGATGGACGCCTGAAATCACCACACAACAATCCCTGCGGGCGATCCTGTCCGACTGGGAGACGCGAGTACGACAAGAATGA
- the gmd gene encoding GDP-mannose 4,6-dehydratase yields the protein MTKSALITGITGQDGAYLAKLLLDKGYKVHGLVARRSSDSRWRLREMGVEADIVYLDGDMADACSVQRAVIKSAPDEVYNLAAQSFVAASWDQPVTTGIVDGLGVTHLLEAIRQFSPHTRFYQASTSEMFGLIQAEQQDENTPFYPRSPYGVAKLYGHWITVNYRESFNLHASSGILFNHESPLRGIEFVTRKVTDAAARIKQGKQQELALGNIDAKRDWGFAGDYVEAMWLMLQQDKPDDFVVATGVTTTVREMCRIAFDHVGLNYRDYVKIDPAFFRPAEVEVLLGNPAKAQRVLGWKPKTDLDTLIRMMMDADMKRVAKE from the coding sequence ATGACAAAAAGTGCACTGATCACAGGGATCACCGGCCAGGACGGCGCGTATCTGGCCAAGCTGTTGCTCGACAAGGGCTACAAGGTTCACGGCCTCGTCGCACGGCGCAGCAGCGATTCGCGCTGGCGCCTGCGTGAGATGGGCGTCGAAGCCGACATCGTCTATCTGGACGGTGACATGGCCGACGCCTGCTCGGTACAGCGTGCAGTCATCAAGTCGGCGCCGGACGAGGTCTATAACCTCGCCGCGCAAAGCTTCGTCGCCGCCTCGTGGGATCAACCGGTGACCACCGGTATCGTCGATGGCCTGGGCGTTACTCACTTGCTCGAAGCGATCCGTCAGTTCAGTCCGCACACACGCTTTTATCAGGCCTCGACCAGCGAAATGTTCGGCTTGATCCAGGCTGAGCAGCAGGATGAAAACACCCCGTTCTACCCGCGCAGCCCTTACGGCGTGGCCAAGCTCTACGGTCACTGGATCACTGTCAACTACCGCGAAAGCTTCAACCTGCACGCCAGCAGCGGCATTCTCTTCAACCACGAATCGCCGCTGCGTGGCATCGAGTTCGTGACGCGCAAGGTCACCGATGCCGCCGCACGCATCAAGCAAGGCAAACAGCAGGAGCTGGCCTTGGGCAACATCGATGCGAAACGCGACTGGGGTTTTGCCGGCGACTACGTCGAAGCCATGTGGCTGATGCTGCAACAGGACAAGCCTGACGATTTTGTGGTCGCCACCGGCGTCACCACCACGGTGCGGGAAATGTGCCGCATCGCCTTCGATCACGTCGGCCTCAACTACCGTGACTACGTGAAAATCGACCCGGCATTCTTCCGCCCGGCCGAAGTCGAAGTGCTGCTCGGCAATCCGGCCAAGGCTCAGCGTGTGCTGGGCTGGAAGCCGAAAACTGACCTGGATACCTTGATCCGCATGATGATGGATGCGGACATGAAACGCGTCGCCAAGGAGTAG